GGCTTCGATTGGGATTATTTTTCAGGATTATAGCCTGGACGATAGGATTACAGCGGAAGAGAATCTGCGCTTTCACTGCATGATTTATCATGTGCCGTCCCGCGAGCGGCGAGCGCGCATCAGGAGGATGCTGGAGATGGTTGATCTGGCTGATCGCGGGGGGGAGCGAGTGCGGCTGTTTTCGGGCGGGATGAAGCGGCGGCTGGAGATTGCGCGGGGTCTGCTGCATCGTCCGGCGGTGCTGTTTCTAGATGAGCCGACGGTAGGGCTGGACCCGCAGACGCGGCAGAATATTTGGGAGCATTTGCATACGCTGCGCAAGGAGGAGGGTATCACGATTTTTATGACGACACATTATATGGATGAGGCGGAAAACTGTGATCGCATTGGGATTATGGATCACGCGCGGTTGATTGCGCTGGATACCCCTGCGGCGCTGAAGGCGGGGCTGGGGGGTGATGTGGTTCGTTTGCGAACGGCGGATAACGGCGCTGCGGCCAGCTATCTGCGCCAGGAGTATAGTCTTGCGCCGGTGGAAGAAGATGGAGCGGTGCGCGTGGAGGTGGGGCAGGGAGATCGGTTTGTGCCGGAACTGCTGCGCAATTTTCCTATAGCCGTACAGTCGGTGGATATAGCGCGGCCAACGCTCA
This genomic window from Ktedonobacterales bacterium contains:
- a CDS encoding ATP-binding cassette domain-containing protein, with amino-acid sequence MPMISEGALTDAPAARGSGAAIEAYELVRRFEAFTAVDHLSFSVKPGEVFGFLGPNGAGKSTTIKMLCTLLRPTEGWARVNGYDVAHQSAEVRASIGIIFQDYSLDDRITAEENLRFHCMIYHVPSRERRARIRRMLEMVDLADRGGERVRLFSGGMKRRLEIARGLLHRPAVLFLDEPTVGLDPQTRQNIWEHLHTLRKEEGITIFMTTHYMDEAENCDRIGIMDHARLIALDTPAALKAGLGGDVVRLRTADNGAAASYLRQEYSLAPVEEDGAVRVEVGQGDRFVPELLRNFPIAVQSVDIARPTLNDVFLQLTGRAIREEQASDQDRLRTALKRRGGRGA